One stretch of Anolis carolinensis isolate JA03-04 chromosome 3, rAnoCar3.1.pri, whole genome shotgun sequence DNA includes these proteins:
- the LOC134297980 gene encoding uncharacterized protein LOC134297980, whose protein sequence is MSREGDQSHDGAKGPPLGALPLAEETLQAIASSTGYPKPHGVTQRIPRGGRGVPAAAETSWGSGGSMPETVAQRLSILETHLSRLSDTVGRIVPILEENLQKEHIRYGAEREPSKGGDWSQRGQRASTQSPAAARDEGDEEYWQELEFRDRMAREVERQQALGTLRPPTPTELPTPRMGVGVERPLGPGIGSSGLADEGGEEQEIQEEEEDVPYDGERRDAGATARPVCGWGEGPTAAAGFREPRRMTTGVGRGVIQGNPMQPFPMPPRQHQRAAEWMPRREDLKLEYGGESAELNFFLISIRGYMEDNAHTFPSEASRVRAIGNTLKRGAASWYVQLHARQDPCLRSVPRFLAALENRFRDRLEQLRARDQLRGIKQRDKTVPEYAEEFLHLAERVPEWSEVTKVELFKEGLRPEIFSWAAHRDDPETLQGWIQLAGRVESTLAQVKRFRSSGGQQRPVARGRGETRKQERPGGRPGIPSRGDDNKPKPGCFVCGKTGHRAAECWARKGEPPKPSKPKPATGRRAEEEVQAPESPEKLACDERRTEEEDEEKEGTMSWNPVTGLW, encoded by the exons atgagcagggaaggagatcaaagccatgacggagcaaaggggcctccgctgggagctctgccgttggcagaagagacattgcaagccatagcttcctctacggggtaccccaagccgcacggcgtgacccagaggattcccagagggggaagaggcgttccggcggcggcagaaaccagttggggatctggaggaagcatgccggagaccgtggcccagcggttatccatcctggaaactcatttatccaggctgtcggataccgtggggagaatagtaccaatattggaagagaatctccaaaaagagcacatccgatatggcgccgagagagagccaagcaaaggaggcgattggagccagaggggacagcgagcttcaacgcagagtcccgcggcggcaagagacgagggagacgaggaatattggcaagagctggagttccgggacagaatggcgcgcgaagtggagcgccagcaagctctgggaactctgaggccgccaaccccaacagagctcccaaccccccgaatgggcgtcggagtagaaagaccactggggccagggatcgggtccagtggattagctgacgaaggcggagaggagcaggagatccaggaagaggaggaggatgtgccgtacgacggggaaaggcgagatgcgggggctacagcgaggccagtatgcggatggggggaagggccgacagcggcggcaggatttcgggagccgcgcagaatgaccaccggagtggggcgcggcgtgatccaaggaaacccgatgcaacccttccccatgcctcccagacagcatcaacgggccgctgaatggatgccaagaagggaagatctcaagctagaatacggaggggaatcagccgaactgaacttttttctaattagcatcaggggatacatggaagacaatgcacacacattcccctccgaagcaagcagggttcgggccatcggcaacacactaaagagaggagcggccagctggtatgtgcaactacatgccagacaggacccatgcctgaggtcagtgccccgcttcctcgccgcactggaaaaccggttcagagaccggctagagcaattgagagctcgagaccagcttagaggaataaagcagagggacaaaacggtgcccgagtacgcagaagaattcctccacctcgcggaaagggtaccagagtggtctgaagtgaccaaagtggaattatttaaagagggactacgccccgagattttcagctgggcagcgcacagagatgaccccgaaacgctccagggatggattcaactagcggggcgcgttgaatccaccctggcccaagtaaagcgcttcaggagcagcggcggccagcaaagaccggtggcgagaggtcgaggagaaacgaggaagcaggaaagacccggagggaggccggggattccctccagaggagacgacaacaaacctaaaccgggatgctttgtatgtgggaagacgggccatcgagcagcagaatgctgggcacggaagggggagccgccaaaaccctcaaagcccaagccagcaaccgggaggcgtgcggaggaggaggtgcaagccccagaatctccagaaaaattg gcttgtgatgaaagaagaaccgaagaggaggacgaagaaaaggagggcaccatgtcatggaacccagttacagggctttggtaa